The following are encoded in a window of Oncorhynchus masou masou isolate Uvic2021 chromosome 17, UVic_Omas_1.1, whole genome shotgun sequence genomic DNA:
- the LOC135558213 gene encoding C2 calcium-dependent domain-containing protein 4C-like — protein MWLLEKFRGSHGGHSALAGDKQQNQTDPVSIHTNIITPGKIPDFFIPHKLICCPPETESLTPEPKPHSTLRPYTSEHTICSQTQGSCNLNPRSPRLLSCLAEDTRSLLRAANRHIIQIESTDDPGSGVGEGGDTNAVPQSQTDMSLPYVPKAQTSYGFFTLVESPHSHRKESIFHRDPSSPHTSPGSQRHNRGNHLTPSVPNPYRYFSGGESDTCSSAESSPITSPLLTRSASLLRSITQETQAKVSRAKHTLARRRSLSTNECSSPDTTPSLQRRHLRCPPSPNFRARKGTGSGGASSDLLQREHSVNLNKGGTLRLSTHYDAEAARLRVRVLAAEDLYEKQTDVKSINCCVSLYLNPGKQQKQRSTIINNSRNPMFNEDFFFDAVPAAQVKSLAMKMKVVNKGTSLKRDVLLGEREVLLSVLLPGI, from the exons ATGTGGCTCCTGGAGAAGTTCCGTGGTTCTCATGGCGGTCACTCTGCGTTGGCGGGGGACAAGCAGCAGAACCAGACAGACCCCGTCTCCATCCACACCAACATCATCACCCCCGGTAAGATCCCCGACTTCTTCATCCCCCACAAACTCATCTGCTGCCCCCCAGAGACAGAGTCCCTCACGCCGGAGCCCAAGCCCCACTCCACCTTGCGCCCCTACACCTCCGAGCACACCATCTGCAGCCAGACCCAGGGCAGCTGCAACCTGAACCCCCGCAGCCCGCGCCTGCTTTCTTGTCTTGCTGAGGACACCCGCAGCCTTTTGAGGGCCGCTAACCGCCACATCATCCAGATTGAGAGCACAGACGATCCAGGGAGTGGGgtaggggaggggggagacacCAACGCAGTGCCACAGTCCCAGACAGACATGTCCCTGCCTTACGTCCCCAAGGCCCAGACCTCGTATGGGTTCTTCACACTGGTGGAGAGCCCCCACAGCCACCGCAAGGAGTCCATCTTCCACAGAGACCCCAGCAGCCCCCATACCTCCCCGGGCTCCCAGAGACACAACCGGGGGAACCACCTGACCCCCTCTGTCCCCAACCCCTACCGCTACTTCAGTGGGGGTGAGAGCGACACGTGCTCTTCAGCCGAGTCCTCCCCCATtacctcccccctcctcacccGCTCCGCCTCCCTCCTCCGATCCATCACACAGGAGACGCAGGCCAAG GTATCTCGTGCCAAGCATACCCTGGCACGCCGCAGATCCCTGTCCACAAACGAGTGCAGCTCGCCCGACACCACCCCCAGCCTGCAGCGCCGCCACCTGCGCTGCCCTCCCTCCCCTAACTTCCGCGCCCGCAAGGGGACCGGCTCCGGGGGGGCGAGTTCAGACCTCCTCCAGCGTGAGCACTCGGTCAACCTCAACAAAGGTGGCACGCTGAGGCTCAGCACTCACTATGATGCCGAGGCGGCCCGGCTGAGGGTCCGAGTGCTCGCCGCCGAGGACCTGTACGAGAAACAGACGGACGTGAAGAGCATCAACTGCTGCGTGTCTCTGTACCTGAACCCGGGCAAGCAGCAGAAGCAGAGGAGCACCATCATCAATAACAGCAGGAACCCCATGTTCAACGAGGACTTCTTCTTTGACGCGGTGCCGGCCGCCCAGGTCAAGAGCCTGGCCATGAAGATGAAGGTGGTGAACAAGGGAACCAGTCTGAAGAGAGATGTGctgctgggggagagggaggtgctGCTGAGCGTGCTGCTGCCAGGCATCTAG